The Metabacillus schmidteae nucleotide sequence TTCAATTATGACCGTAACACGTGCCGGCGGGAGACTTGGTATTCCAGGGCTTTATGTAACAGGTGATCCTGGTGGAATTGATGAAGATGCACAAATTGGGACATTAAAGGTACGCCTTGGCCTTGGTTGGGCAAAAGCCCATACCTTTGTAACCGGACAAACACCTGTTATGAAATACCACCGTGACTTAATGGCAGCGATTTTAAGTGGAAGAGCACAAATTGCGAAAGCTGTTAATGCAACGGTTATTACTTTAGATGATGCGCCAAAAGGATATCAAGAGTTTGATCAAGGTGCAGCGAGAAAGTTTGTCATTGACCCGCATGGACTTGTAAAATAGAGGAGGTCTGTCATGGAACCCCCAGTTCTGTTCAAACGATGTGTAGCTGAAGGTATTGGAACTGCTTTACTCGTACTCATTGGTGCTGGAACAGCGGCGTTTAATGGGGTCATTACAGCAAGTAATAATGCGGCGGCGACGCTTGCGGATATCGGCGTTATAAGTGTTGCCTTTGCGATTGTCGTCATGGCGATGATTTTTACAATTGGAAGAATCTCTGGTTGTCATATTAATCCTGCCGTTACGATTGGTTTAGCCGTCACCGGTCACTTTGCTTGGAAAGACGTCCCCGCGTACATCATCTCTCAGTGTGTTGGCGGTATCATCGGTGCAATGGGAATTGTTGCTGTTCTTGGAATGGATGGTATCCATCTTGGTGGGTTAGGTGCAACTTCACTTGGTTCAAGTACGGGCTATGTACAAGGCATAGTTGTGGAAGCGATTGCAGCATTTGTACTTATGTTTGTAATTATGGGAATTGCTGTTGATTCAGAAGCCCCGGGAAACTGGGCAGGACTTGTGATTGGATTGACGGTAGGAGGAATTATCATGTTAACGGCTGGGGCAACTGGTGCTTCGTTTAACCCCGCTCGGACTTTTGGTCCCTATGTGATGAATAGTTTAGCAGGTGGTACGATCAGCTGGGCACAGTTTCCAGTTTATGTGATTGGACCGATTATCGGTGCGATAGGCGGAGCAGTTGCATATAAAGGATTAACAAAAACAAAGAAGCAGGTCACGGGGTCTGACCCCCACTCTGTTAAAGTGTGAAGAGTTAAATTGTTTGAGAAGTGTGGGGCGGTTCGATACCCTTTATAATTAGCCGATTTTAGTAAAGAACAAAATTCAGGTTCAAAACTTAAATCAAATTAATTTTAATACTTATGGGGAAAACCGTTGATTGGTTCTCCCCTTATTAATTACGATACTTTTCTATCAGTTTTTACTTCACTAATAACTTCTCAATATCCCCTGCTATATCTTCCGGCTTCGTAGTCGGTGTGAATCGTTTTAAAACAGGGATCCATTTATTTTGCAGGCCTGTTCTGTTTGTTATTTTATGGTAACTAGAAAACATTTTCCTAACCTGTCTGTAACTTTATTTTATCAATAATTGCTGAAAAATAATTCCTCACAGATCCCTTTTTGTTTCTAGGTCCATTAGAGGTTTTATCTATAGTTTGACCATCGTCAAACAGTTCTAACACTTCAGTTCCAAGTCTGCTATCTCTTGAAACATCCATTAGTTCGGGGGAGTAAATTTGTTTTCCATCCATAATGCTTCGGATCGAGCAGATTAACTCCTTGCTTGGATTATCCTTCAATAAATAACCATTTACACAAGCTTTTAGTGCACGGTCTACATAACCATTCCTAGCAAATGTTGTTAAAATGATTACCTTGCATCCAGCTGGCATTAATGCTTCAGCTGCCTCAAGTCCGCTCATTTTAGGCATCTCTATATCCATGATACAAACATCAGGCTGCAATCGGGACACAAGAGTAACAGCCTCTTCCCCATTCCTAGCCCGACCAACCACTTCCATATCCTCTTCCAAATTAAGAAGGGAACCTATTACCCCTAACAGCATCTCCTGATCCTCAGCAATGACAATTCGAATCATTTTAGTTCTCTCCTTCTGAAAGCTACTGTTAAACAGAAACTCCCCATAAATAATGGGGAGCTCTATTTAGTAAAGTTACAATTCAGGTTTTATTTGAACCGAAACTCTTTTTTTAGCTAACTCTTTAACGTCTTTAAAGCTTACGAAATTCTTAGTTTTTTCATCCCATAAACGGAAACGGAGCGATTTTAAACTTGTAGTAAGTGTAATTGTTGGTACGTTTTGTAAGGGAGGTGTGTTATTATGTGCTTCTTCTAATTTATAGTTTGGGACTCTAGGGCTTAAATGATGAACATGGTGATAACCAATATTCCCCGTCAAGAATTGAATAAATTTTGGAAGCTTATAGAAGGAACTTCCCTCCACAGCTGCCTTTACATATTCCCATTCTTTATTTTCCTCAAAATAAGAATCTTCAAAAGTATGCTGAACGTAAAACAGCCAAATGCCTAGTGACCCTGATAGCAAGAAAATAGATCCTTGTACTAAAAGCACCGACTGCCATCCTACTGTCAAGCAGAGAATTCCAATTAATGCAACCAATAAAACGTTCGTCAAATAAGTATTCAAGCGTTCCTTCCTTCTGGCCCCTTTGCGATTAAATCTATTTTTTAGAAGGAAAACATAGATTGGCCCCAATCCAAACATCACGAAAGGATTACGATAAAAACGATATGCTAAACGAAGTCTTAGCGGTGCTGCCAAATACTCATCCACTGTAAGTGTCCAAATATCTCCTGTACCACGCTTATCCAGATTACCACTTGTAGCGTGATGAATAGAATGCTCATGCCCCCATTGATCAAACGGGAATAAAGTTAAAACACCCATAGCTGTTCCAACTATTCGATTGACGCGACGGCTTTTAAAAAAGGAATGATGGGTGCAATCATGAAAAATAATAAAGACTCTTACCAGAAACCCAGCTGCTAACACTATTGGCACTAATGCTAACCAATAAGAAACGGACAGACATATATAGGCAAGATACCATAATGTAATAAATGGAACGATTGTATTGGTAATCTGCCATGTACTTTTCATTGTTGTTGTTTTTTCAAATGGAGCAACTTGTTTTCTTAAAGTTTTTGTATTTTGTAAGTTCATTATATTTGAAGTTTCCTTCCTTGTTATGTGTGATTAAGTGAATTATAAACGAAAAATAATGGACTTGTTAGTAGCATGTATCATGTACATGGTATGATACATGTCATATACCGTTAATCTAAAAAGGGAAAATATATTCATTATCCGTATAAAATTCAAAATAAAAGATGATTTGTGTGGCATTTCAAGTATAATGAACGATATTCAGATTTTGCATATGAGGATTTTTTTAAGAGAATCCTATACATAAGTCGGATAATACTAAAAAAGAGGTTAATTCATGAGTAAAAAAAGTTTTGAGGATTATCAGTTAAGCAAGGAAATAAAAAGAGCACTTGCAGTGTTAAAATATGAAACCCCCACAGAGGTTCAAAACGAAGTAATACCATTAGCATTGGAAAATCAAGATCTTGTCGTTAAATCTCAAACAGGTAGTGGCAAGACCGCATCCTTTGGTATACCTATCTGCGAAATGGTTAAATGGGAAGAAAAAAAGCCACAGGCATTAATTCTTACACCTACAAGGGAGCTGGCTGTTCAAGTTAGAGAGGATATAACGAATATTGGAAGGTTAAAGCGGATTAAAGCTTTGGCCGTTTATGGAAAAGAGCCTTTTACGAAACAAAAAGAAGAATTGAAACAAAAAAATCATGTTGTCGTCGGTACACCAGGACGTGTTCTTGACCATATCGAACGAGGGACCCTTGTTTTAGACCAAGTTAAGTATTTTATTATTGATGAAGCTGACGAAATGCTTAATATGGGATTTATTGACGACGTAGAAACAATAATAAAGGAGCTACCTTTAGACAGAGTAACGATGGTTTTTTCTGCTACATTGCCTGGAGATGTAGAAAATCTATGCCACAAATATATGAAAAAGCCTATTAATATCGAAATTGCAGCAACTGAGATAACCACAGATCGTATTGAACACCAGTTAATTGAAGTTAAAGAGGGAGATAAGATTTCACTTCTTAAAAGCGTTACAATCGTTGAAAACCCTGAGAGCTGTATCATTTTCTGCAAAACTAAAGAAAACGTAGATACAGTGTATAGCGAATTGGAAAGATCTCAATATTCTTGTGAAAAAATCCATGGAGGTTTAGAGCAAGAGGAACGGTTTGCTGTGATGGATGGTTTCAAAATGGGGAATTTCCGTTATCTTGTCGCAACCGATGTTGCCGCAAGAGGAATTGATATTGATAATGTAACACTTGTTATCAATTATGACACTCCAATGGAAAAAGAGAGCTATGTTCACCGAACAGGAAGAACTGGTCGTGCTGGTAATAAAGGAAAAGCCATTACATTTGCGACACCTTATGAAGAGAAATTTATAAAAGCAATAGAAAAGTACATTGGTTTTGAAATACCTGTAAGGGAAGCTCCTACAAATCAGGAAGTTGCTAAAGGAACAGCCGCTTTCGAAGAAAAAATGAGTGGACGCAGGATCGTGAAGAACAATAAAACTGCTCGAATTAACCAAGATATTATTAAACTTCATTTCAATGGTGGAAAAAAGAAAAAGATTCGGACTGTAGATTTTGTCGGAACTATAGCGAAAATTCCTGGAGTAACAGCAGATGATATTGGTATTATTACTATCCATGATAATATGTCATACGTTGATATTCTTAATGGAAAAGGCTCACTTGTTTTACAAGCAATGGAAAATGCAACAATCAAAGGTAAGAAACTGAAAGTGAGCAAAGCAATTAAATAATTTTAATCAATATTGCTGAAGAAAATTCCCAACTAAATAAAATAAGGGAAGTTATGAAATATCTAAATCACTTCCCTATTTTTTACTTAGCTGTATTACATGGACCATTTATTGTTAGATTAGGAATTTACTTTCAGAACCCTATTCCCTATCTTTCATTAAATAATAAATCCGCTGTACACCATTCCAATATTAATGATGATATGAAAAACAATACTTGGATAGACACTGTTTGTTTTAAGTGTGATTACTGCGTATATTACTCCTGCAACTGAAATCAACAAACTAAGGGGAATAGAAAAACCAATTGCGAGATGGAGTAGCCCAAAACCAACACTTGTAACAAAGATAGCATACCCTGTCGATGTGAATTCATTAAGAGCCGAAAGCATAACCCCTCTCCAAATAACTTCCTCAAAAACGGCATTAATTAGAGAAAAAAATAAACAAAACCAGAAGAGCAATACGATATATTCTACATCTTTTTGAACAATAAAAAACAAATATACGATTCCATTAACTACTATTCCAATCATCCAAAACCAAAATGTATTAACCTTATGAAACGGCAAGTTGATCGGGTTTTTCCAATCAGGTTTTGCATTATACCAAGAAACCTTCTTCTTAAAAAGCCGTAAATGAAAAAAGATTCCTAGTAAAATAACAACAAGAAAAAGACGATTAACAATAATTTTGAATTCATTTGAAATTGTCATCGTTTCAATGAAATTATTAGACACTATAAATATCACTATTAATATTCTTGACGTTAATAAAAGCTGGTAAGTCTTTCTTGAAAATACTCCTACTGATCAACTATCGATCCATCAACATGTAATCTAGTATTAACAACTCGCCGTTCATAAGGAAATCTTTCTTCAATATCTTCAACCAAGTCAATCCCAATTCCAACACGTTCCTCCACTTCAATAAATCCTTCCTTCACCGTAGGTACCCATGTGACCATATCACTTTGTTTAAATTTGCTTACATCAACTGTATTAGAACTTGTAAATCTTTCTGTGGCCGATACTGTTTCATGATCCGGCAACTCTTGTATTGCTACGTTTTCAGTTGAGATCGCAATTTGCATACAAGCAGCTGTACTAACGGGACTTAATGGGTTATGTGGTACAACCTGAACACCGTGAGCTTCTGCAATGGCTGCAATTTTTTTCGCGCCCGTAATTCCGCCGCATAAACAAACACTTGCACGGGCATAGGACATGGCGTTTCTGGATAGCAGCATTTCAAACTCTTGAATCGTGTGGATTCGTTCACCGGTTGCAATTGGAACTGTTGATTTACTTGCGATCAACCCCATGGAATCAAAATTATCCGGTGTTGTCGGGTCTTCTAAAAAGAATGGACGATATTGTTCAACGGCTTGTGCAAAGGCTACTGCTTCGCCCGGCTTCATGCGGCGATGCAGCTCTAAGCATAAGTCTACGTCATCTCCAACTGCATCGCGAATCATGCCGACACGATCTGCTGCTTCATTGATCATCCTGGCATAGGAGAGAAAATAAGGTTTATTTCGCGGTTCATCGAGAAATGGTGAGAGGTGACCTATGGCGGTGAAGCCCATTTCCTTCGCTTTCACACAGTTGGCAACTAGTTCTTCCGTCGTCTCACCGGAAACATGGTAATAGGTTCTTACTTTTTCTCTCGTTTTTCCACCCAGAAGCATATACGTTGGGACGTTAAATCGTTTACCCGCAATGTCCCATAGTGCTATATCAATGGCACTAATGGCTCCCATAATGGCTGCTCCTCTGAAATGAAAGGAACGGTACATATATTGCCAGTGATGTTCAATTTGTAAAGGATCCTTACCGATTAAGTAAGATTTAAACGTGATAATAGCCTCTGCAGATGCATCTAAAAATCCCCATGCTCCCGACTCTCCTAAGCCTGTTAAGCCTTCATCTGTGAATACTTTGACATATAAAAAACGATTAGCCCGAATGACTTGAATATCAGCAATTTTCACTTTAGTACCTCCTCTATTTTATCTGCATGAAAAAATAAGGTGAGATTTTTTAATTACCCAACACACCTATCTTTATCTGTCCTTAAAAAAGATAGGAAAATACAACGGATATTGGAAATCCATCATATTTTCCTTTTTTTACTAGTGCACTAGCTACATCAGGAACGGTGCAATTAACGATAGAATCACTAACATGATCGCGCCGCCTATACGTGATGAAATTTGCAAAAATGGCATTAAGCCCATGCGATTAGCAGCACTTAATACGGCAACATCTCCGGAACCGCCCATGTCTGCCATTCCAAGACCAGCAGAGATAGAAGATTCTACAAAATAGAAGCCTACTAATATTCCAAGGAAACCAGCTGCTAATACAGCGATAACAACCGTTAATATGACTAATGAGATATAGCTTGGGTTAGTCGCTATTTCGATCACGCTTTTAAAGTCAACCATACCTGCACTGATCGCTACTAAGATAGCAGGTACCCACGCTTTTGTAATGAGGTCGTACCAATCTTCCGCGGCTTTTTCAATGTATTCAGGAAGTACGTTAAAAATTTTTAAAGCTGCTGCACCTAGAATAATGTATACGTAAGAATGGAATGTTGGGAAAATAGTCGAGACAATTTTTCCGAAAGCAAATACTGTTGTTGCCACAATGATCCCTATTATTAAACTATTGATAGAAAATGCAAATTTAGAAGAACCACTGCCGCTAAGGTCGATTTTTTTCTGACCTTCTTTCAATCTGATCATTTCCCCATCACCGGAGAAGTTTTTGGGACGATTCTTTCTTTTACCTAACCCGTTAAGGGCACCTGCAACAATGATACAGATCATGTTCCCTACCATTACGGCAGGAGCAATTTTGGCAAGGATATCACCAGCGCTTCCGCCGCTGCTCTCAGCCAATATTTCAGACATTGGAACAGCTCCAGCGGCCATTCCTCCACCCATAATTGGGCCTACGACAAAGAATAACGTTTCAGCAAAACCAAATCCAATTAACTCTCCAACAAGTCCTCCAATAAGTAACGTGGAAATTACACCACCAAGAAGAGGAATAAAAAAGCGACTTCCTATTTTCATGAGCATTTTTCGATCCATACTTAGGATACTACCTACGATGATGCCTGTTACGGCAAAATCAGAAAATCCTATTTCGTTGTAAAAATGGTCTGTCAGAGTTCCCACACTTTCAGGTAAAAGACCCCAATATAAGAATAATGCCGGAATTAAGATACATAGAATTGGACCGCCACCAAACGTGTTAAAGACAGGTATTTGATCTCCAATCCACATTAAAAGAATTCCTAACACCATCGCTACAATCAGTCCGCCAGCGAGGTTTTGTGGCAGAGCTTCCATATAAATTCCAATTAATAGGATAACGACAATAGCTAGAAAAATAGGTGCTTCGATTCCTGCAATTTTCCACTTTGTTTTTGATTTTAAACCAATACTTTCAACATTAGGATCATTTTGCAAATTACTCATTGTAAAACACTCCTTTTCAAGGTAAAGTAAGCGTTTGCATTATGTTGGAAAGATTGAATCTATTCTTTGTCAAATAGATTCAGTAGGTTCATCTCTTATGCTTTTGCTTTCAATCGTTTAATAATCTCCTCTGCTATTTCGTTTGTTGAATGCTTTCCACCGATATCCGGAGTCATAATCCCATCAGCAGTTATGCTTTCAACAACATCCAATAATACGCTGCCAATTTCATGTTCTCCGTGGTGATCCAGCATCATCTTAGCCGTCCAGATTTGACCGATTGGATTCGCAATTCCCTTTCCAATAATATCAGGTGCGGATCCGTGAACTGGCTCAAACATAGATGGATATTTCCCATTAACATTGATATTTGCAGCCGGTGCTATACCGATACTTCCCATAATGGCTGCACCAAGATCTGTTAAGATATCTCCAAATAGATTGCTAGCTACGATTACATCAAACTTATCCGGATGTGTGACAAAGAAGGCCGATAACGCATCAATATGCTGAGAATCTGTTTCAATCTCCGGGTAAATCTTGCTAACATCTTTAAATACCTCATCCCAAAATGGCATGGAATGAACGATTCCATTTGACTTTGTCGCACTTGTCACATGCTTTTTTCTCTTAGAAGCCAGGTCAAAGGCATAATGCATAGCACGTTCTGTTCCTTTTCGGGAGAAGATATTATTTTGAATAGCAATTTCATCCTCTTCACGGAAAATGCGACCGCCGACTTCACTGTATTCCCCTTCACTATTCTCGCGAACGACAATAAGGTCGAAGTCTTTAGGGTTTACTAGTGGTGAACGAACACCGTTAAGTAGCTTGGCCGGGCGAATGTTTATTTGTTGTTCAAACTCGCGACGAAGTTTAATTAACAAGCCCCATAATGATACATGATCCGGTACAAGCTTACTATTTCCAACAGCCCCCAAAAAGATAGAATCAAAATCTTTTAACCTTTCAAGTCCATCTTCCGGCATCATGGATCCATGTTCTAAATAGTATTCACAGCTATAGGGGAAATCCGTAAATTCAAAAGATAACCCACCGTGGATCTCAGATACCGCTTTCAAAACATCGATTGCTGCAGGAACAACCTCCTTTCCAATTCCGTCTCCTGGAATGGAAGCGACCTTCAATTTTTTCATAATATAGCCCCCTTATAACAGAGAGTCGTCGGTCGACTCTTTATAGTTTATAATCAAATAATAAAAAATATTCTAAAAACAGTCAAGGTTAACATTTGTATTTTCAAAATATATTTATAAGAAAAAAAGCTCTGTCTATTAGAAGACACAGCATTTTCAGACATAATTTATTTATCTTTAAGTACGATTTTCGACCCTTCATCCGGTGTTGAAAGAACTTCAATTAAATGTTCTACATCCAGTTCAAGATGTTTAATCATTTCCTCTGCGGCTAATTTTTCATCTCTCTTTTTCATAAAGTTAAAAATATGACGATGCTGATCTAGTATGGTTTCGGCTCTACTTTCACCTTTAAAATTTAATATGCGGAAGTAGGTAATTAATCCTCTTAAATCAGCTACTTGCTTTTGAAGGCGTGTATTCCGGGTAAAGTTCATAATTAGGTTATGGAATTGTTCATTGAGTGAAATGATTGTGTTCGGCTCTTCATTAGCTTGAATAGCTTGTTCTGTTTTTTCTAACAAATCTTCAATTTCCCGGAGTTCCTCGTCGCTCGCTATTTGGGTGGTCAAGCTCACCGCAAAGGACTCCAAAGCCTTCCGACAAAAATAAATATCCCTTACTTCCTTTAATGTCGGCTCATACACAACCACCTTTAACTTTTCTACAACTAATAGACCCTCTTTTTCTAAAATCCGAATCGCCTCTCGAATCGGACTCTTACTTACATTAAACTCTTTTGCTAATTGCGTTTCATTAATCCGTTCTCCAGGCTGAAACTTCCCCTCATAAATCATCTTTTTAATCATATGGTAAAACTGCTCGTAATACGGCTGTGACTTTTCTATAGAAACATCACTCATTCTATCACCTCAACCTATCGGCTTTTATCTATTCTTCTTTTTAAAAATTATGTATCTCTTCATAATTTTAAATGGGACAAGGGGACAGGTCAACTGTACCGCCATTTATTGGAAACAGTAAATTTAACAAGACAAAATGTATTTTCAATTAACGAACGGCAATTTACTTGGATTAAAAATTCCCCACTTATCGAAGCGGGGAATTACTTTTGGCTACTATAAACTAACTTTTAATCAATATTTCGTCAACGACTTATTCTCGCTCAATCCCTTGTTTCCAACTGCGATCAATTCCCTTTACCAGCTTGATGCGTTACTACAGCATCATTACTACATATTCATCATTTAATTTTGTCCCAATGTTATCAACATGATAATCACCGGCAAAATCCTTATCAATTCCTAACTAAGCAGCCGTTGCAATGTACGTTAATTTACATCTTCCGCTAATAATCCGTTTCCAGCCGTAACTTTACCCTATCTGCAATTAAATAGTAGTTTGAATAATGGACAGGGATTGATTCTTCATTATAAATAATTTTGTCTACTAAAATGATAGGTGTCATTCTATTGACCTCAAGATGCTTTTGTACCACTTCTGTTGGATGGACAAATTCAAGATCCTTACAAACTTTTTTGAAATTTATTCCATACTCGTCATTAATAATCTTAAACGTTGAACTTTCTGATGTTATTTTATTTTCAATTGAGGGATAAAGTGCTGTTGGAAAGTAGGCATAATCCAAACTTAGGATTTGGTTATTTCGATAGACTTTTCTAACCAGCTCAATATACTCGTCAAATTTATTGTCAAACTTATGATTAATATGGGGTGTACCCTTTATTTTCTCTATTGAAATAATATCTTTTGTAATAAAATCACTCTTAGTCGTCAAGCCTTCGGTGTAACCCTGAAAATGTAAAAGGTGAATCTCTTTACGAAACGTATTCACAAATGTACCTTTTCCACGAATAATTTGAAGAACACCTTCGTCTACTAATTCTTTAATGGCACGACGAATGGATATTCTGCTGGCTTGAAAAATTTCGCATAATTCAGCTTCAGTAGGAATTTGATCACCTTGATTTAGCTGATTCGATTCAATATATTGTTTAATTCCGGTCATAATTTCTTCATATAAATAATTTTGAATTTGATCGCGGTTACTCATCATGTTCGCTCCTATATTTTTAGCGTTACCAATAATTATACATTAACATTGTATACTCGTTAAACTTTTTGTATTTGTTTAGGGTAACCGAATCCACCGTATTCTTGGCAGGTTTTTTCTGCGGACCTCGTTCCTTTTTCAATCGCAGCTTCTATGTCATCACCACTCATATAAGAAGTTAAAAATCCTGCGATTAAGCTATCACCTGCACCCATTGTATCAACCACCTCAATTTTCTTTATCTTCTGCT carries:
- a CDS encoding MIP/aquaporin family protein, whose protein sequence is MEPPVLFKRCVAEGIGTALLVLIGAGTAAFNGVITASNNAAATLADIGVISVAFAIVVMAMIFTIGRISGCHINPAVTIGLAVTGHFAWKDVPAYIISQCVGGIIGAMGIVAVLGMDGIHLGGLGATSLGSSTGYVQGIVVEAIAAFVLMFVIMGIAVDSEAPGNWAGLVIGLTVGGIIMLTAGATGASFNPARTFGPYVMNSLAGGTISWAQFPVYVIGPIIGAIGGAVAYKGLTKTKKQVTGSDPHSVKV
- a CDS encoding response regulator, which gives rise to MIRIVIAEDQEMLLGVIGSLLNLEEDMEVVGRARNGEEAVTLVSRLQPDVCIMDIEMPKMSGLEAAEALMPAGCKVIILTTFARNGYVDRALKACVNGYLLKDNPSKELICSIRSIMDGKQIYSPELMDVSRDSRLGTEVLELFDDGQTIDKTSNGPRNKKGSVRNYFSAIIDKIKLQTG
- a CDS encoding fatty acid desaturase, whose translation is MNLQNTKTLRKQVAPFEKTTTMKSTWQITNTIVPFITLWYLAYICLSVSYWLALVPIVLAAGFLVRVFIIFHDCTHHSFFKSRRVNRIVGTAMGVLTLFPFDQWGHEHSIHHATSGNLDKRGTGDIWTLTVDEYLAAPLRLRLAYRFYRNPFVMFGLGPIYVFLLKNRFNRKGARRKERLNTYLTNVLLVALIGILCLTVGWQSVLLVQGSIFLLSGSLGIWLFYVQHTFEDSYFEENKEWEYVKAAVEGSSFYKLPKFIQFLTGNIGYHHVHHLSPRVPNYKLEEAHNNTPPLQNVPTITLTTSLKSLRFRLWDEKTKNFVSFKDVKELAKKRVSVQIKPEL
- a CDS encoding DEAD/DEAH box helicase yields the protein MSKKSFEDYQLSKEIKRALAVLKYETPTEVQNEVIPLALENQDLVVKSQTGSGKTASFGIPICEMVKWEEKKPQALILTPTRELAVQVREDITNIGRLKRIKALAVYGKEPFTKQKEELKQKNHVVVGTPGRVLDHIERGTLVLDQVKYFIIDEADEMLNMGFIDDVETIIKELPLDRVTMVFSATLPGDVENLCHKYMKKPINIEIAATEITTDRIEHQLIEVKEGDKISLLKSVTIVENPESCIIFCKTKENVDTVYSELERSQYSCEKIHGGLEQEERFAVMDGFKMGNFRYLVATDVAARGIDIDNVTLVINYDTPMEKESYVHRTGRTGRAGNKGKAITFATPYEEKFIKAIEKYIGFEIPVREAPTNQEVAKGTAAFEEKMSGRRIVKNNKTARINQDIIKLHFNGGKKKKIRTVDFVGTIAKIPGVTADDIGIITIHDNMSYVDILNGKGSLVLQAMENATIKGKKLKVSKAIK
- a CDS encoding CPBP family intramembrane glutamic endopeptidase is translated as MSNNFIETMTISNEFKIIVNRLFLVVILLGIFFHLRLFKKKVSWYNAKPDWKNPINLPFHKVNTFWFWMIGIVVNGIVYLFFIVQKDVEYIVLLFWFCLFFSLINAVFEEVIWRGVMLSALNEFTSTGYAIFVTSVGFGLLHLAIGFSIPLSLLISVAGVIYAVITLKTNSVYPSIVFHIIINIGMVYSGFII
- a CDS encoding mandelate racemase/muconate lactonizing enzyme family protein — encoded protein: MKIADIQVIRANRFLYVKVFTDEGLTGLGESGAWGFLDASAEAIITFKSYLIGKDPLQIEHHWQYMYRSFHFRGAAIMGAISAIDIALWDIAGKRFNVPTYMLLGGKTREKVRTYYHVSGETTEELVANCVKAKEMGFTAIGHLSPFLDEPRNKPYFLSYARMINEAADRVGMIRDAVGDDVDLCLELHRRMKPGEAVAFAQAVEQYRPFFLEDPTTPDNFDSMGLIASKSTVPIATGERIHTIQEFEMLLSRNAMSYARASVCLCGGITGAKKIAAIAEAHGVQVVPHNPLSPVSTAACMQIAISTENVAIQELPDHETVSATERFTSSNTVDVSKFKQSDMVTWVPTVKEGFIEVEERVGIGIDLVEDIEERFPYERRVVNTRLHVDGSIVDQ
- a CDS encoding 2-hydroxycarboxylate transporter family protein, which gives rise to MSNLQNDPNVESIGLKSKTKWKIAGIEAPIFLAIVVILLIGIYMEALPQNLAGGLIVAMVLGILLMWIGDQIPVFNTFGGGPILCILIPALFLYWGLLPESVGTLTDHFYNEIGFSDFAVTGIIVGSILSMDRKMLMKIGSRFFIPLLGGVISTLLIGGLVGELIGFGFAETLFFVVGPIMGGGMAAGAVPMSEILAESSGGSAGDILAKIAPAVMVGNMICIIVAGALNGLGKRKNRPKNFSGDGEMIRLKEGQKKIDLSGSGSSKFAFSINSLIIGIIVATTVFAFGKIVSTIFPTFHSYVYIILGAAALKIFNVLPEYIEKAAEDWYDLITKAWVPAILVAISAGMVDFKSVIEIATNPSYISLVILTVVIAVLAAGFLGILVGFYFVESSISAGLGMADMGGSGDVAVLSAANRMGLMPFLQISSRIGGAIMLVILSLIAPFLM
- a CDS encoding tartrate dehydrogenase; this translates as MKKLKVASIPGDGIGKEVVPAAIDVLKAVSEIHGGLSFEFTDFPYSCEYYLEHGSMMPEDGLERLKDFDSIFLGAVGNSKLVPDHVSLWGLLIKLRREFEQQINIRPAKLLNGVRSPLVNPKDFDLIVVRENSEGEYSEVGGRIFREEDEIAIQNNIFSRKGTERAMHYAFDLASKRKKHVTSATKSNGIVHSMPFWDEVFKDVSKIYPEIETDSQHIDALSAFFVTHPDKFDVIVASNLFGDILTDLGAAIMGSIGIAPAANINVNGKYPSMFEPVHGSAPDIIGKGIANPIGQIWTAKMMLDHHGEHEIGSVLLDVVESITADGIMTPDIGGKHSTNEIAEEIIKRLKAKA
- a CDS encoding GntR family transcriptional regulator, producing MSDVSIEKSQPYYEQFYHMIKKMIYEGKFQPGERINETQLAKEFNVSKSPIREAIRILEKEGLLVVEKLKVVVYEPTLKEVRDIYFCRKALESFAVSLTTQIASDEELREIEDLLEKTEQAIQANEEPNTIISLNEQFHNLIMNFTRNTRLQKQVADLRGLITYFRILNFKGESRAETILDQHRHIFNFMKKRDEKLAAEEMIKHLELDVEHLIEVLSTPDEGSKIVLKDK
- a CDS encoding GntR family transcriptional regulator; amino-acid sequence: MSNRDQIQNYLYEEIMTGIKQYIESNQLNQGDQIPTEAELCEIFQASRISIRRAIKELVDEGVLQIIRGKGTFVNTFRKEIHLLHFQGYTEGLTTKSDFITKDIISIEKIKGTPHINHKFDNKFDEYIELVRKVYRNNQILSLDYAYFPTALYPSIENKITSESSTFKIINDEYGINFKKVCKDLEFVHPTEVVQKHLEVNRMTPIILVDKIIYNEESIPVHYSNYYLIADRVKLRLETDY